The sequence CCACGCGGGTACGGCGGGGATCAGAGCTGCGGCGGGCCGTCGTGCAGAATCCGCTGGAACAGCCGGTGGTCGCGCCACTGGCCGTTGATGTGGAGATAGCGCGGGGCGGTGCCGAACTGCTCGAAGCCGCACTTGGCGAGGACCCGCTGCGAGGCCGTGTTGTCGAGCATCGTTCCGGCCTCGATCCGGTGCAGCCCGAGCTCGTCCCGGGCGGCGTCGCAGACGGCGCGGACGGCGGAGGTGGCCAGGCCCCGGCCCGCCCGGTCGACGTCGACCCAGTAGCCGAGGGCCGCGCTGCGGAAGGGCCCGAGGACGATGCCGGTGAGCGTGAGGGCGCCGATCACCCGGTCCTCCCCGTCGGCCAGGACCCAGGGCATGGCGTGCCTGGCGTCCCGCTCCGCCAGCAGTCCGGCGAGACGT is a genomic window of Streptomyces sp. NBC_01237 containing:
- a CDS encoding GNAT family N-acetyltransferase: MMNATHSLAQDVILRPAALTDAESCAAALTRSRAYMSPWEPIRHESFYTPRGQAERLAGLLAERDARHAMPWVLADGEDRVIGALTLTGIVLGPFRSAALGYWVDVDRAGRGLATSAVRAVCDAARDELGLHRIEAGTMLDNTASQRVLAKCGFEQFGTAPRYLHINGQWRDHRLFQRILHDGPPQL